taattgttttgtgAATAATAACATTGTCTATTTGCCCTTTTCAGAAAAGAAAAGTATTGTCTATCAGTAATCATGGGTAAAACAAATTAATGTAGATCCATATATTAGAAGATTAGACAGctatttaaatcatttatcacAGAGCAAAAATATAGTGAATCCAGCATGTGATAATATATCTTTCGATGTTTTGGGGAATAATTGAAATCTgcaatattaaatacaaatttaacgaccgacattattaatatattctgCAATGGATAATGCTTTCTAATCACACAATTAAAAAGGACATGCAGATAGAGCGTGTGGAGGTAAACGGTCATGTCAAAAACAACAAATTCTATAATTCACGAAAAATAAATGACAACCAAAAAAGATTGAAAGACTCTGATTGGTTTAGAAGCatatactttatataaatatggaCCATCCAGACGTTCGCTTGCATCACAAATCTTTCAAGTGTTGTCATAAAGCAAAGAAAGAGGCAATGGAGGAGTCAAAGAGATACAAGAGGATGGTTAAGCAGACTATGGGCAAGAAAAAGAACAACAAAAAGGGTCATGGGTCTGGATCAGGATCCGGTTTGCTTCGGATGAAGGTGAGAAAGCTCCAAATACTGATACCGGGTGGGAAAAGATGCAACCACCCGAatctacttttattaaaaaccgTTGACTATATTTTCTACTTGAAGTTGAAGCTTAGGCTCCTTACAGCATTATCCGACTGTCTTTGAGGATCATAacagttttcttcttctctcctcatTTCTAAAAAGTTATGGTATGCAAAGTTTATTTTTCCGTGTATGGATTGTCATTTGGAGTTTGCTTTAAGTCGTATTTTCCTTTATATATGTTAGATAGTGTACGTGTCTATGTTTATGTAACAGTAAGAAGTTTGTCTGCAAGTTTATATGTAGTCAATTTGAAAATCTACAATGTGTTTTGTGAACTTCTTGGTTTTATCCCTTTCGTGGTCTTGGACTCTTGGTATATACCAATGGCTAATTCTGATGTTAGTACTTTTCATATTATCTTATATGTACAAAGTTAAGTGAAGCTTAGGTTACTTTTGTGAATATACATAGTTTCCACAATTCCACTCAAGGAGAAATTTTAAATTCGCCCAAAGGATAACGGAGGATTCTGACTAAGACCTAACCGGGATTTAAACCGCATTATGTACCGGACCTATActcactaattttttttttttgattaaacgAGCACATTCATGATGAATCTGCACCTATTCATTTGCACCTGATAGTGATAGCATATGCTCTACGAAAATAAAGTTTGCGGTATAGTATTTTCTTATAACAAACAAGTATATAATCTGAAACTAttctgaaatatatatatatatatgcgtaTAAAGAATATCAGTAACAAAACTGCAGCAGTAAGAAGTAAAAGACcacattttcataatttgtttttaaagtcTTTTAGGTCTCTAAAGAAGTAGGACCAGACCAGCCATGGTTGCATTCATTTGCACCTGATAGTGATAGCATATGCTCTACTAAACTTAATACATGTTTAGTGTTTGCGTCAAGATACTACATTAGTAAAACCAATTGCAATAAGACTTGCTTCTATTTTCATGTGCTCTTTGCACTTGTACCCACCACTGACACATATATCTAAAGAACTTTATAAGTTATGAAGATGTGGGAATGATGAATCTTCAATTCCAAATGAAATTACTGACTTATTTTCTCACACAAAGATCATATCTTTTTATCTTATACAATCAAAGTTTGCAACTTTCCTTACAAGACGAGCATCTAAATTCCCCAATTCCCTTACATATAAATCTCAAAACACCACCCTATACCCAAAATTTGTAACTTCCCTTTCATAATGTTATTCAATAAATCTGATAACCTCACAGAACCATAAGACTTTTCATGTATATGGATAGTATCCATATGGGTAACTAACAGAGTGAGCTCTGTAGTGAAGATTATGTtgagtattattattattattatttatctgCTCTCCAGACTCCTTAGGCTTAGTCACACGCTTGCTGCTCTGTTCTTGGACCGCCCCAAACACTATCTCATTAGTCTGCTCACTGTTCTGCTCATAGTATGTATGCGGGATCGACGAGTAATGCCTTctatgctgctgctgctgctgatttGGGAGCTCAGCTTCCCAGCTGCTGTAGAACGCACGGCTCTGACGCAGCTGCTGCATTTTCTCTGCGTCTTTAGTCATAAAAGCATAAGCCTTTCTCGGAGTTTGGTTCTTGTTCTCAACAGGAGGAGGTTCATCTTCGTCTCTGACCACAAAGCTCTCTTGAATTGGCCACGGAGCTGTTGTGCTAAACGCAGCAGCAGAAGGTTGCTTTGTTTGGTACTGCTGAAAGTTTGCGGCTGCTGGCTGCTTTATTCTGAGGATCTCCATAACAGAAACCCAAGCATTCGAAGCGAGACTCCCAAGGGATACAAGGAAGCTATCGTCTTGTTTTTCTTGCTGCTCTTCTCCTGTTGGAATCAGAGACGGTCTGGATGGCTTTTGATCATTATGATCAGCTTCAAACATTTCTTGATCCTGTGTATGAGAAGAGACAATAGAACCGACTCTTCTCTGCAACAGAGCCAACATGTAACCAAAGAAACCTGCAGCTAGAAGAACCGCAATCCCTGCAACACATTTTGAGTTAGTTCCAGAgacaaaaaaagatttcaaagaaaataaaataagaaagatGGAAGATGATTTACCAAGAGGGAAACCGTTTCCATACTGATAAGCACAGTCGTCGAACTGAAGCTGAATCTCTCTGATGGCTCTGTTTCCACGGTCAATAACGAGGAGGGAACAACTGCTTCCAAGGTAAACAAGATCAAaatgttgatgtaaagatgtccgccctgaagtagtcgctgacgtagttgctgaagcagacgtcgtagcaagtggtgaagaccatgtggagtcgagatgctgagctggagtcgtgtagacttggagagcaagggagtatcttgaagaaaaggcaaagaggaataaacttggggagcaagtttatgacttaaaggaagaggaataagtgcattccaagaaaaggaaagttgcacttattgatatggaagatgtccatattgtggttccttggagactagggtttcgggaacgtggagaaCTATATAAGATAGTTAtgggtcgtctgtagagagacagagacacagaggctgatcttatagagagagagaagcgcttggaagtgttctgggtcgtgctgaagcaggggctgaagtacttgacgttggagagacataagcgggtagcttaggaattgttcagtagcagctgttagggtgttaacaggctagcgaggctgattaagcagaacttgtaatagggtttacaaggcgatttctaataaagctattgagTGTGCTTGTGGAATTGTCtctcttggtttaccttctgcattacttattgtggtgtcatctttgcacttacaagtggtatcagagcggggctCGATAGAGTTAACGACTTAGTTTCGAGTAGATCAAGGTGAAGATGGACACGGTTATTTCTGTGCAGAAGGCAATCGTGTTGAATGCGGACCAGTATGGTCATTGGAAGGCTCGCATGAAGCAGTTGATTcgaggaatcaatgaagatgcgTGGACAGCTGTGGAGACTGGTTGGGAGGAGCCCACCATAGTCACAGCAGATGGGAAGAAGCCTAAGCCAAAGGAGGATTGGTCAGAGGCAGAGCGCAATGCATCAAAATTTAATGCAAAGGCGCTTTCGACGATTTTCGGAGCTGTTGAAGTAGAGCAGTTCCAGCTGATTCAGGGGAGTACTACAGCTAAAGAGGCGTGGGAGATCCTGCTGAATTCGTTTGAAGGAGATGATAGTGTCAAGAGGACACGTTTGGATCATCTTGGGTCGCAGTTTGAAAATCTGAAGTGGTCAGATGCGGATACGGTGGCGAGCTTCAGTGCCAAACTCAGTGCTATGGCGCATGAAGCATGTGTACTtggaaagaagtacaaggagaagaagctggtgaagaagttgttacgctgtcttccagcaagGTTTGGAGCTCAGAAGGCGGTCCTAAATATGACTGCAAACACggatgagctcaagtttgacaaggttgtgggtatgctgaaggcggaagagatggagacaggCAGTGGCTCGGTGTCTACATCAGGAGGTACGCCAGGGAGTATAGCCCTTGTAGCTGACAAAGAAGTTGATAGACTTCGGAAGGTTGAAGATGCCTTGGGGTGGATAGTCAGGAATCTTGGAAAGAGGATGAATCACCCTGAGGAGATGAAACAATATGGTCGCCAGGGAGGTGATCGTGGGAATGGCATAAGGAGAGGAAGTCTCAAGTGCTACGAGTGTGAAGGAGTTGGTCATATAAGGGCTAACTGTCCGTTGGTACAACGAAGAGAGCTCAAGTGCTCTGAGTGTAGAGGTGTTGGACACACACGGCGTGAATGTCCAAActcaaagaagagaaaaggtAGTCCATTGCAGTCGTCTGATGAGtcagagtctgaagaagatggaaaggtgaACCTTGTTGCATTTGGTGCACGCAAGGAGGGATCTAGTGAATCTTCTGGTTCAGATCTCAGCACAGATGATGAGGAGTATCACGTGCTGCTTAACAAGTGGTTGAGGGTCAAGGATCAGAATCTGAGATTGGAGGATATGGTTCTGAAGCAGAACGAGCTGCTTGAAGAACTTCGTGAAGAACTTGCGGCTGTGAATGAGAAATATGAGTCTCTTGAGCAGAAGGTTAGCAAGGTGAAGAAAGTTGCTACTGGAGAAGTACAACAGAAGGGGCTGTCACATTTCGTGCATGGGAGCACATCAAAAAGTGGAGCCAAAGAAGCTTGTCAGGAAGTACGTCGGGACGTGCGACAAGGAGTACGGCAGGAAGTTCTACAGCGCGGGGCTGTGAGTAACAAGCCGAAAGTGGTACGTCAGTGCAGCAACATGAAGGTCAGACAGGGGGTTCTGAAGCATGGGTGTGCAGCTGGTACGAGGAAGGAGGTTGATCGGTGCATCAACAACTGTGTCAggccaaagaagaagcaacatcggatgtgctgctggttctgtgggaaggttggacacaagaaggtGGAGTGTTTTGCTCGTGAGAAGAGCAGAAACATGACCAAGAGGGTGAACAAGGCGTTCACTAAACCCAAGAGGGTTGAAGAGGTGTCTGTAGCCAAGAGTGGCttacttgatgagatcaaaGAGAAGACATCAGAAGATGGATGCAGCTCTGGTAGGAGTGGTCTTAaggaagatcaagaagcatcaagTCTGGAGCTAGGACACGGAGCTGTCCGTAGCACAAAGGGGAAGGAGATCGAAGTACATCAGGAAGTGATGCGAGGTGATCTTCAGGAGGGTGATAGCGAAATCACTCCAAGACAGTAGCAACGAGTGCAGAGGGCACTCGGGGTGGTTGAGAAGAGGCTCATGGTCAAGGAGACGACGCATGAAGGAAGCCTGGTCCTCAACAGAAGTGGGTCGAGAGGTAGCTCGACAGGTGCGTCAGATCGTGATGCAGTAAGTGTAATCTATTCCGCTGCAGCAGAGGCTGTATCATGATTACGCATGGAGTAGCAGACGGATGTGTCTGTAAGgcttgacatctaagcatctgttttagcttagtatgcaatcaagcagggggagaatggtgacgttctggtccaaggagtgcatatctcatgggggagaagagcatagtgatggacgtcctgaagtagatgatgcttgtctcatgggggagaaaagcatgttgtggtgcacatctcgtgggggagaaaagcacaattggcgtggaagtttccaggtggggaacgtggttgttgaaccagaagaaggttgtgcttgatcggcacacaaagctaaaagggggagattgttgatgtaaagatgtccgccctgaagtagtcgctgacgtagttgctgaagcagacgtcgtagcaagtggtgaagaccatgtggagtcgagatgctgagctggagtcgtgtagacttggagagcaagggagtatcttgaagaaaaggcaaagaggaataaacttggggagcaagtttatgacttaaaggaagaggaataagtgcattccaagaaaaggaaagttgcacttattgatatggaagatgtccatattgtggttccttggagactagggtttcgggaacgtggagaaCTATATAAGATAGTTAtgggtcgtctgtagagagacagagacacagaggctgatcttatagagagagagaagcgcttggaagtgttctgggtcgtgctgaagcaggggctgaagtacttgacgttggagagacataagcgggtagcttaggaattgttcagtagcagctgttagggtgttaacaggctagcgaggctgattaagcagaacttgtaatagggtttacaaggcgatttctaataaagctattgagTGTGCTTGTGGAATTGTCtctcttggtttaccttctgcattacttattgtggtgtcatctttgcacttacacAAAATCATTAGAAAACTTTGCATCTTCGCTCGGTCCATCCACATGCCCTCCTCCATTTCTACCCGTTTTGCCACCAGCTATTGTTGTAACTCCTACAAGATATACAAAACGAGTTTTACAACCCATGAAACGTAGTTAATGATTACTACAAGATGCAACTAAGTTTACCTCCTTCGCTTATCTTCCGTATAGCGTTATTGAGTGTGTCAGCAACATATATGTTTCCTCTGTCATCAACCGTAAGGCCTTTAGGATGGTTCAGCCTAGCGTCACGTAGCCTCCCATCAACGTGACCTGCGTATCCTTCAGGGGAGCCAGTAACAAGTCTCGGCCTGCTATCTGCAAAATGTTACAAAACAATAGCAAGGCGGTTAGGTTTCTTGAAATGCAGGAAAATAATTAAAGATTACCATATCATATAGTACATCATCATCACCTAGTCTATTCTTGAGCAACTGATTAGAAAAcactttttatatttagatCTCATCTTTGAAAAAGTCTTTGATTTGTcctaaaaaaaaactagtcaTCCTTCTGACAGATACTGACAAAAGATACAGCAAAGTCTctcacataaaaatataaatatagtaaatttcCATAAAAAGGAGCATCTTTGTACAAACCGTCCATGTGCATTCAGTTTCAGGTGAAGACAAACAACAATCTCTTCAACTTCAAGATTAGTGATTATGGAACAAACATGCAGATTATGATACACTTACAGAGTGAAAGAGAGGATGAGATCTTGTAGATGTTACTGTTCTCAGAATCAAGAACGAGCAGCTCTCCATTAGGCAAAACCTCGACGGAATAAGGTTCGATGCCGAGTTTGCTTCCGTCGAAGACCGTCTCCACTGTATACCCATTCTCGAATTTCACCATCGATCTCGTCGCAATTGCTGTTTTCAACAAGAAAGACAtcaaaaaaacataatcttGTGAACAGAGAAACAGTAAAGGTGAAGACTTTATGATTGGAAAGGAACGAACTTGTTTTGGTGGAGGTGGATTTGAGTGACCATAACCATTTCATGAGTGATGAGCCGTGGTTTGAGATGAACCCACTTACAATCTctgcgttaaaaaaaaaagggtgaGATTTGAAATAAGTACTCAAGAAGTAAGCAAAGATGGGAACTTTAATCCAAGTGTTAGGAAGATGAGTAAACACTTACTTGCTGGAGAGTTAGCTGAAGGAGCTGAAGCTACAAACCCAGAAGAACAGAGGAGAATGAGGATACCCACAACCATTATATCTCTACCCATTGATTCGATTCAAGGAGAAGCAAGAACTCTAGTTCATACACAGAGTCTTCTGGGGACAATGCGAGAGTGGGGAATAGATTGTTCTTAAGGTTTATCGAttaaagagagaagaaacagagagacTTCTTTAGATTTCGCAGAGTTTGTTATGTTTCACAAAGAGTGAAGACAGACAGTGAGAAAGGTAGAGAGAAAAGGAGTGGTCATGTGATGCGATCAACGTCgttactttttctatttttatttcatttttgtaattaaattaaataattttgatggGTTGGTGATTAGTTTAATTTCTTCATTTGTTGATT
The sequence above is drawn from the Raphanus sativus cultivar WK10039 chromosome 7, ASM80110v3, whole genome shotgun sequence genome and encodes:
- the LOC108830072 gene encoding uncharacterized protein LOC108830072, translating into MDHPDVRLHHKSFKCCHKAKKEAMEESKRYKRMVKQTMGKKKNNKKGHGSGSGSGLLRMKVRKLQILIPGGKRCNHPNLLLLKTVDYIFYLKLKLRLLTALSDCL
- the LOC130497567 gene encoding uncharacterized protein LOC130497567 translates to MLALLQRRVGSIVSSHTQDQEMFEADHNDQKPSRPSLIPTGEEQQEKQDDSFLVSLGSLASNAWVSVMEILRIKQPAAANFQQYQTKQPSAAAFSTTAPWPIQESFVVRDEDEPPPVENKNQTPRKAYAFMTKDAEKMQQLRQSRAFYSSWEAELPNQQQQQHRRHYSSIPHTYYEQNSEQTNEIVFGAVQEQSSKRVTKPKESGEQINNNNNNTQHNLHYRAHSVSYPYGYYPYT
- the LOC108815372 gene encoding uncharacterized protein LOC108815372, whose product is MGRDIMVVGILILLCSSGFVASAPSANSPAKIVSGFISNHGSSLMKWLWSLKSTSTKTTIATRSMVKFENGYTVETVFDGSKLGIEPYSVEVLPNGELLVLDSENSNIYKISSSLSLYSRPRLVTGSPEGYAGHVDGRLRDARLNHPKGLTVDDRGNIYVADTLNNAIRKISEGGVTTIAGGKTGRNGGGHVDGPSEDAKFSNDFV